In Mucinivorans hirudinis, the DNA window ACGGCAGGTATCTGAACTGGTTATTCCCGGTGTTTTTCTTCTTGTTGCGCTATTTTTGCCCTTTGGCGGTGGCGATTATATTTTTGTCGAAAGTAGGATTTATATAAACTAAAATGTCTGCCGAAAAAACGTTGCTTGCCGTCAGTGGCGGAGTCGATTCGATGGTGATGCTCGATATGTATATCAAGCAAGGTATGGCTATTGGTGTTGCTCACTGTAACTTTAGGTTGCGCGGGGCGGAGTCGGATGCCGAGCAGGCGCTGGTGGAGAGGGTTGCCACGAAAAACAACATACCTATATATATAAGGAGGTTCGACACATCTTGTGAGGCTGCCTTAGCCGGAGAGTCTATTCAGATGGCGGCGCGACGGTTGCGATATGCCTTCTTCGAGGAGATTTGCACGGAGCAGGGCTATGACAAAATTGCTATTGCCCACCACAGCGACGACTCGACGGAGACCTTTTTTATAAACCTGCTCCGCGGAACGGGGCTGAGGGGTTTGACCGGGATTAGTGCCGTCAATGGACGAGTTATTCGTCCGTTGCTTGGTATGTCACGGGAGCAGATTTTGGAGTATGCGGCTGAAAACGAGGTTAAATATCTTTTGGATTCGAGTAATGGGTCATTAAAATATTTGAGGAATCGTCTTCGCCACGATATAATTCCGCGATTGGCTGACTCCGTGCCCGATTTTCGCAGGACGATGGCACAGAATCTGATGCGACTGGAGCAGGCGCAGAATTTTATTGATAATCAGATAGCTGAAATACGCGACGAGGTAATTTCGGAAAATATTATCGATTTGGGGTTGATAAAGTCGCAAGGAAACTATACCTTTGTAATCTTTGAGTTATTGCGCCCTTACGGTTTTTCGCCCGAGGTGATAGAGGATTTATGCCGTTCTACCGACAGTACAGGCAAGCAGTTTTATGCTGCCCATTGGGTGGCCACCATCGACCGTGGCAGGGTGATTATGACCGAGCGCACGAGGCAGTTGATTGAGGATGAGCTGATTTGCGAGACAGACGAGCGCATTGAGCAGGTTGATGTGAGCAGGTTGATGAGTTTGAGAACGCCGGCGAATGAGGCTCTGCTCTGCGTTGATGCTGCCCACTTTCCGCTGCGGGTGCGGCGTTGGCAGCAAGGTGATTGGTTTGTGCCGCTGGGACTTAGGGGGCAAAAGAAGGTGAGCGACTTTCTCATTGATGCCAAGGTGTCGATGCCGGACAAGGAGCGACAGTTGGTTTTGATGACCGGTGAGACTATTATGTGGTTGATTGGGCGTAGGATAGATGACCGCTTTAAGGTAGACGAAAAATCGAGAAGAGTTATAAAAATAAGGTTATGAAACAGGAATATATCCCTTTTGTGGAGGAGTTGATTGCACTTGCCATTGCCGAGGATATAGGTGATGGCGACCATAGTTCGCTCAGTTCGATTCCCGCCGACGAGCGTGGACGTATGAAACTGCTTGTAAAACAGGATGGTATCCTCGCAGGTATTGAAGTTGCGAAGATGGTTTTTCAGAGGTTAGACCCAACCGTAAAGGTGGATGTCGTGCTTGAGGATGGAGCGTCGATAAAAGTTGGTGATGTGGCTTTTTATGTTGAAGGTAAGCTAATTACCCTTTTGCAATCGGAGCGAATTATCCTCAATATTATGCAGCGGATGAGTGGTATTGCTACTCAAACGAATGTCTATGCTCGGGAGTTAAGTGGGCTAAAAACCAAAGTGTTAGACACCCGTAAGACCACTCCGGGAATGCGCGTTCTGGATAAAATGGCTGTAAAAATAGGTGGCGGGGAGAATCACCGTATCGGTCTGTTCGATATGATTATCCTCAAAGACAACCACATAGACTTTGCGGGCGGCATAACCAAGGCGTTGCAGGGGGCGAAAAAGTACCTTGCCGAGCGTGGAAAGGATATTAAAATAGAGGTGGAGGTGCGCTCGTTGGCTGATATTGAGGAGGTTTTTGCGGCAGGTGGAGCGGATCGGATTATGCTCGATAACTTTTCGGTGGAACTGACTCGCCAGGCTATTGGGTTGATTGCAGGACGTTGTGAGACAGAAAGTTCCGGTGGAATTACTCTTGCGAATTTGCGCGAGTATGGCGAGTGTGGCGTAGATTTTATCTCCGTGGGAGCACTCACGCACCAGATTAAGAGTTTGGATTTGTCGCTCAAGGCGGTTTAGGTTGTTGATTGTGATGCTTTGGGGATTTCTTTCGGTACTTTTAGGTCGGTGCGGAATATCACAAATCACAACATCACAAATCACAATTAATATTTTTTCTGTGAAATGAAGTATTTACAAAAAGCCTTGCCGCATATTGTGGCGCTTGTAGTTTTTGCCGCAGTTTCGGCTATGTTTTTTGCACCTCAATATCGGGGTGAGGCTTTGCGCCAAGGGGATATGGTGCAGGTGGGTGGTATGGCACAAGATATTGTCGAGCACCAACAGCAGTATGGTGAACATCCGGGCTGGGCGGGCAGAATGTTCGGCGGAATGCCGGCGTATATGGTCAATATGAACTATCAGGGGCGATGGATAAAATCGATTGCCGACCTCACATACTTCTTGGGGCAACCCGCAGCATTTCTTTTTGTGGCAATGGCGGCATTCTATCTGATGTTGCTGCTCTTTGGCATAAACGCTTGGTTGGCAATGATTGGTGGTTTGACGTGGGGACTTTCCACCTACTTTCCGATAATTATCGAGGCGGGACATATTACCAAGATGATGGCGCTGGCGTGGATTCCGCCTGTGGTTGGCGGGGTCTATTATGCTTATAGAAAAAATCTTTGGCTCGGGGCAGCCATTACCGGGATATTTCTCTCCGTGGAAATTTCTACGTCCCACCCTCAGATTACATACTACTTTGCGTTTGCAGTCTTTGCCCTATTTGTCAATGAGTTAATAAGAGCATTCAAGGCAAAAACTCACAAAAAGTTTATTGTCGTCTCTCTTGTATTGGCGGGTGCGGCGATGTTGGCTGTGGGGTCAAACCTTGTGCAGTTGTACTATCAGGCGGACTATGCCAAGGATTCGAACCGTGGCGGCAGCGAGTTGAAGGCAGTGGAGGGTGTAACCACGAGCGGTTTGGACAAGGACTATGCCACGGCGTGGAGCTATGGAAAGGCGGAGAGTTTTAATATGTTTATTCCCAATTTCGAGGGAGGGAGCAGTAGCGGTGGCTTTGCAGCGGACGGTGAGGTGGCGCGTGCCCTCGGCAAATATCAAGCTGCGCATATTGCTCCTCAACTGCCTGCATATCACGGTGACCAACCGTTCACTTCTGGACCTGTATACATAGGTGCGGTGATGGTTTTCTTGATGGTGCTCGGTTTATTTATAGTCGATGGGCGCAAAAAATGGTGGATTGTAGCAGTTTCGGTGTTGGCACTTTTGTTGGCATGGGGGCACAACTTTATGTGGTTCACATCCATATTTTTGGACTACTTCCCGCTCTATAACAAGTTCCGCACAGTCTCGATGATACTTGTGATTTTGGAGTGGAGTGTTCCTTTGCTTGCTATCTTTGCCCTCCAAAAATTATACAACAGAGACCTCGCACCCGAAAAATTCCGTAAGGCGATGACCTATTCCCTTGTAATTACCGGTGGTTTCGCACTTTTTGCAGCGTTGATAGTACCCAATTTTATGGATTTTTCGGCAGCGAACGATGCGGCAATGGGGTTGCCCGATGATGTGGTTTCGGCGATGCAGTCGGAGCGAGCAACGCTTCTGACAAACGATGCTCTACGTTCCTTGTTATTTGTAGTGCTAACAGCAGCAGTGGTTTGGCTCTACTATAAGGAGAAAATTAAAACCGCGGTGATGGTTGCGGCTGTGGCTCTTCTGACAACCGTAGACCTCTATCAGGTGGATAGACGTTTTGTGAAAACGGAAGATTTTCGCCCTCGGCAACAGGCGTTGGCGATTCAGCCGACAGAGGCAAATCAACAAATTTTGCAGGATAAGAGCGATTATCGCGTGGCGGATTTTACGGCAAATCCTTTTGCGAGTGCTACGGCTTCTGCATTTCACCGCTCAGTGGGTGGTTATCACGCGGCGAAACTTCGCCGTTATCAGGATGTTATTGATGCCCATTTGTCCAAGCAAAATATGGCAGTGTATGATATGCTCAACACGAAGTATTTTATTACGGACAAGGGTGTGCAGGTAAATGATGGGGCGGCTGGTTCGGCGTGGTTTGTGGAGAATATTCGATGGGTTGCCACACCCGATGAGGAGTTGGCGGCGTTGGGAGAAGATTTCGTTCCCAACGAAACGGCTGTGGTTGATAAACGCTTTGAAAATGAACTCAAAGGAATAGATATTGCAAGAGATAGCGGAGCTTTGATTTACCTCGAAGATTACAAGGTGAATGTACTCACCTATAAGTATAGTTCGCAGAGCGATGGCGTGGTGGTTTTCTCTGAGATTTACTACCCCAAAGGGTGGAAAGTGTTCGTTGATGGCAACGAAAAACCCTATTTTAGGGCGGATTACATTCTGCGGGCAATGGTTGTGCCAGCGGGTGAACATACGATTGAGTGGAAGTTTGAAGTGCCTCACTTCGAGGCAATGACTAACGTAACACGGGCTTCTTCGGTTGCTCTAATACTCTTACTAGGTTTTGGATTTTTTGTAACTTTCAACAAAAGAGATGAATAGAGGTGGTTTTTTTGCGTCGGGAGTCTGTTTGACTTTGCTCTTCTTGTTGCTGGGGGTGGCGAGTTATTTTGTGCTTGGTGCTCAGAGGGTTGCGAAAGATTTGTCCGGCGGATTGAGTGTATCTGTCTTTCTGGCAAGTGATATCACAGCTCAGCAGAGGCAGGCGATTGAGGATGCAATGAAGGCTGATAAGGAGGTTGCTTCGTTTGAATATATTGACTCACAGCGAGCTACCATTGAGTTTGAGAATGCAACCGGAATAAAGGTGCGTGAGGTGTTGGATGAGAATCCGATACCATCTTCGTACGAGATAAAACCTTTGTCGGCAGAGAGTGCCGCGACCATTGAGAGCAGGGTAGGGGAGTGGGAAGGAGTCATTTCAACACTCTACCCCAAGGATGTGAGCGGAGAGCTGACGGGTAGAATCAGGGTGATAAACGGGGTGATACTTGGTGTTGCAGCATTAGTCCTGATTGTGGCTTTGTCATTGATATACTTTACATTGAAGCTCTCGGTGCTGGCTTCGGCTGATACCATACGCACGATGCAGTTGGTGGGGGCGAGGCGTTCGTTCATAAAGAGACCTTATGTGCGGCGGGCGGCGGTGCAGGGTTTGGTGAGTTCTCTGTTGGCGGCGGGGCTATTGGTGGCGATGAGTAGAGTGCTCGGCGATATTGTGGAGGTGGATTGGGAGCAGTTGGGGGTGATTGCTGCTGCAATGGTGGCGGTGGGGGTGCTGCTCAATTTGTTGTTTACGGTGGTGGTGCTTAGGATGGTGGTCAAGTAGATTGGCTATAATCGTTTTTTCTCTTTTTTGAAAAAAAATCTCATAAGCAGGAAATAAAATATTGTTAGTAACATTTGGTGTTCACAAACGTTTACATTGAAAATAGTAGAAAAATGAAAAATAAGACAAGTGTAGCTGTCGATGGGCGAGATATGCCGCTTACGACCAAAAATTACAAACTTATATTAGCCGGAATAGCTCTCATTATCATTGGTTTCCTGTTGATGGTTGGCGGCGGTTCGGATGACCCGAATGTATTTAATCCGGAAATGTTTTCGGTAAGACGTATTGTCATTGCGCCGATTGTGCTTCTGGCAGGGTTTATTTTCGAGATTTACGCAATAATGAAGAAATAATGGAGTTATTAGAAGCTATTATCCTCGGTCTGGTACAGGGCTTGACCGAATTTTTGCCTGTGAGCAGTAGCGGGCACTTGGTCATTGCCAAGGAGATTTTGGGTGTTGATATCAACGAGGAGGCTATGCTTACCTTCGGCGTAGTTGTCCACTCGGCTACTGTGTTAGCCACTATCACCGTCTTCGGAAAAACTATAGGCGATTTGTTGAAAGGGCTCTTCAAATTCAAATATAACGAGCAGACAAAATATCTGTTTATGATTGCCGTTTCGATGATTCCGGTGATGGTTGTGGGTCTCTTTTTCAAAAGCCAAGTTGAAGCCTTTTTTGGTGAGGGGTTGATGCTTGTTGGTGCTATGTTGTTGATTACGTCAGCATTACTGACGCTATCATACTTCCTTACTCCGAAAAATCCCAAGCCGCTTACTTACTCGAAGGCTTTTGGTATAGGGATTGCTCAGGCGGTTGCGGTGCTGCCGGGGATTTCGCGTTCGGGTGCGACAATCTCCACAGGTCTGCTCTTGGGCATTGATAAAAAGAAGATTGCGGCATTTTCGTTCTTGATGGTGCTTGTTCCGATTTTGGGCGAGGCTTTTTTGGAGTTGTTGGATGGAAAGTTTAGCCCTGATGCCTCAGGCATATCTACTATGGCACTCATAGGAGGCTTCTTGACAGCTTACGCTTCGGGCTTATTTGCCTGCAAAGTAATGATAAATATTGTTGCCAAAGGTAAATTATATTGGTTTGCAATATATTGCGCGCTGCTGGGTGCGGTAACTTTGATTTACGCTTGAGTATGAATTTTGTAGAAGGAGTTGTATTTAATATTGATAAGCCCTACGGTTGGTCATCGACCGATGTTGTGCGCAAGCTGAAAAATGAGCTTCGGCGCGCCGGCTATCCAAAAATAAAGATTGGACACGCCGGCACACTCGACCCTTTGGCTACGGGAGTTCTGCTCGTCTGCGTGGGCAAGGCTACAAAGCGAGTCGATGAGTTGCAGGCGCAAAAGAAAGAGTATATTGCAACAATAGAGCTTGGGGCGACAACGCCCAGTTTTGATTTGGAACACGATGTTGATGAACGTTATGAGTTTGAGCATATCAATGGTGAACTAATCGAGAGTATATTACCTCTGTTTAGGGGTGAGATAGAGCAAGTACCCCCCTTGTATTCGGCAAAGCGGATTGATGGCAAACGTGCATATGAGTATGCTAGGGCTGGTAAAGATGTAGAATTGAGGACGGCACGGATAATAATATATGATATGGAGGTTTTGAGTTATGAAAAACCTTTCCTGAAAGTGCGCGTGGAGTGCAGCAAGGGGACTTATATACGCTCTCTGGCGCGAGATATTGGCGTTGAGCTTGGAAGTGGCGGACACCTTACCGAGTTGGTACGTAGCCGTAGCGGAGAGTTTTTAGTGGCTGATTCGCAGAAAGTTGAACAAGTAATGGAATTAATATCACAACATAATGAAACTATCTCAGTATAGATACGAGTTTACGCCGGATATGGTTGCCCCCTATCCGATGGATAATCGCGATGAGTCGCGCCTGATGGTCATAGACCGCCGCACGGGCAAGATTGACCACAAGACTTTTAAGGATGTTTTGAACTATTTCAAAGAGGGGGATGTGATGATTCTTAACAACACTCGTGTTTTTCCGGCGCGCCTCTATGGCAACAAGGAGAAGACGGGGGCAGAGATTGAGGTCTTTTTGCTTCGCGAACTCAACGAGGAGTTGCGACTTTGGGATGTGTTGGTGGACCCTGCGCGCAAGATTCGCATCGGTAATAAGCTCTATTTTGGGGATGATGATTTAGTTGTGGCTGAGGTGATTGACAATACCACTTCGCGCGGACGTACTCTCCGTTTCCTATTTGATGGGACGCACGAGGAATTTCGAAAAGCACTCTATGGGTTGGGTGAAACCCCGCTGCCTCGTTGGGTGCGTGAAAAGGTAGAGCCGTTGGACGAGGAGCGCTATCAAACAATTTTTGCAACGGAGGAGGGTGCCGTTGCCGCGCCTACTGCCGGACTTCATTTTAGCAAGCATCTGCTTAAGCGTATGGAAATAAAGGGTATAAATACTGCATTTATAACTCTGCACGCTGGTTTGGGCGGATTCCGTACTGTTGATGTTGAGGATCTAAGCAAACACAAAACCGATTCGGAGCAGGTGATTATCACCGAAAATGCCGCAAACGTTGTCAATAAGGCGCGATGTGCCGGAAGGAGAGTGTGTGCAGTGGGTACAACAGTGCAACGAGCGATAGAGTCGAGCGTTACCACACAGGGAATGTTGACGCCTTTTGATGGATGGACAAATAAGTTTATCTTCCCGCCATACGAGTTCAATGTTGCTAACTCTATGATTACCAACCTGCATCTCCCTGAATCTATACATCTGATGTTGGTTTCGGCTTTTCTTGGTTACGACTTGACAATGCGTGCCTATGAAATTGCTCGTCAGGAGAAGTATCGCATTGGAACTTATGGAGATGCAATGCTAATTTTATAGGAAGCCTGTAGCTATAAGTTTGTACTTTTGCAGAGTACTTTTATTACCAATATTTGGGCTTCGATATTCAAAAAAATGGAACAACAATCTACACGCCAGCAGAAGGTGGCATCACTTATACAGAAGGATTTCAGCGCGTTGCTCACGAAGGAGGCGGCTGGGCTGGTTCACGGCTCTTTGGTCACGGTTTCGGCAGTAACGATGAGCCCCGACTTGTCTTTGGCAAGAGTTTATTTGAGCATTTTCCCATTTGCCAACGCGCAAGCGACACTCAAAAAACTTAGGACTAATGTGCCTTTTTTGCGGCTAGAACTGGGCAAAAAGGTCAAAAATCAACTGAGAATTGTGCCGGAAATAGCACTCTTTTTGGACGATTCGTTGGAACGGTTGGAACATTTGGAGAAGTTGATGGAAAATTAGACTCTACCAAGTTATGGAGAGGTGCAGCTGCTTCCCGGGTGTTGCTAAAATGAAATTTTTAAGGTGTTCTTAAAGGGGAGCAACAGAAGAATAAGCTATCCACTTGATTACTCCTAAATTCGATATGTATTTCACCACAAGTAGAATCTGCTTAATAAGTAAAAATGGTTGAGTTGCTTTCGCCTGCCGCGAATTTAAAGTCGGGTTTGGCTGCTGTGGAAGCAGGAGCAGATGCGTTGTATGTTGGAGCAGAGGTTTTTGGTGCGCGCCAAAAGGCGGGAAACTCTCTCGAAGATATTGGTCAACTATGTCGCAGAGCTCACCTTTTTGGTGTGCGAGTCTATTTGACAGTAAATACGGTACTCTATGACAGGGAACTTTGCCGTGCCGAAGAACTGATTTGGCAAGCGTGGCAGAGCGGGGTGGATGCCCTTATTGTGCAGGATATGGGACTGTTGGAGATGTCGCTACCGCCAGTTGAACTGCACGCCTCGACGCAAACTTTCAACTTAACACCCGATAAAGTGCGGTGGTTGGAAGATGTGGGCTTTCAGCGAGTTGTTCTGGAAAGGTCGTTGTCTGTTAAAGAGATACGTAAGATTCGCGAAGCGACAAATGTCGAGTTGGAGGCTTTTGTTCACGGGGCAATTTGTGTGGGATATAGTGGGCAGTGCTATCTTAGTGAGGCGCTTTGCCATCGCTCCGGCAATCGTGGAGCTTGTGCGCAGCCTTGTCGTTCGCGGTGGAATCTTTATAGGAGTGGGCGACTGATAGAGCAAAATAAAGCGTTACTTTCCGTCTCGGATATGAATCTGAGTGAGCGTTTGGCTGAACTGGTTGATGCGGGGGTAACTTCGCTAAAAATCGAAGGAAGACTCAAGGATGAGAATTATGTTGTGAATAATACGGCGTATTATTCCAATAAAATCAATGAGTTAGGTTTTGAAAGAGTCTCCAAAGGTACTAGTACCGCTTTGTTTACGCCAGATCCTGCAAAAAGTTTTTCTCGACGTTTTTCGACTTTCCTTTTCGACAAGAGGAAACCTACTACCTCTCTTCTCAATGGCACGAGTGGCGAGTTTATAGGCAAAATTGTGGCTATAGGCAGGGATTACATAGAGTTAGACCGTAATTTTAGCATTAATAATGGAGATGGGTTGAGTTTTGCGGCATCCGGAACAAATGTAAACGCAAGCGAGGGGAGGCGTATTTTTCCTAACGCAATGAATGATATTGAGTTGGGAGTGGAGGTTTACCGTAATTTCGATAACTCTTTCGAGCCCTCTGCCGTGCGCAAAATTGATGTCGATATAGAATTTTTGGATGGAATCATTGTAGCAAAAGATAGCACAGAACTAACAGCACATATTGAATATCAATATGATGAACTGGCGAATAACAGCGAGAGAGCTGCCGAAAACATCCGTGTGGCGATGGGCAAGGGCGGGGATACTATTTTTAATATTGTTGAAGTCGAAATCAAGAAAACTCCTTTTTTGCCAATATCCAAACTTAATGACTTAAGACGCAATCTATTAGGGGAGCTTACTCAAAAGAGATTTGACCAATACCAACGTCCTATCAGAAAAACGACTATAGCCCATCCCGAGTTACCTGTTGCAAAGATTGACTATCGGTATAATGTAACAAACAGATTATCAAGGCAGTTTTATGAAAAGTGTGGGGCGATTCAGGTTGAGCAGGGTTATGAGCTCGAAGCTGCTCGCGGTGCGGAGTTGATGCGCACGCGCCACTGCATCCGTCGCGAATTGGGGCTGTGCGGCGATCAAGAGTCGCTCTATATAGAAAACAACGGCAGGCGTTTTATTCTGGAGTTCGACTGCCGTGAGTGTGAGATGATGATAATCAACTACGGCAGAAACTCTAAAAATTCATTCTGAAAATTTTTTATTAATTGAAATTCAGGAAAATAAATTTGGAGATTCTGGTTTTTTTTTCTTTCTTTGTGCTGAAAAGGTTATATTGATAACCTTTATTAATTCTTAATATTATTAAATATAAAGAAAAATGAGAAAAAAGCTTTCCTTTCGTTAGTTGGTGTATTGCTATTTTCGATGGCATTATTAACACAAATTCAATCAAAAGCTCAAACAATCAGGCTTAAAACCGATTTAGGGGATTTGCTAACAACAAACTATTGTGTTTGTAAAGATGGCAATAGTCGTTGTCTGAGTGGAAACCTTATTTCATTTCGTGTGAGATGTTATGTAGGAGAGCCAGCTACTTGTAGTGATTATGGCTCTAACTGCAAGAATAGCAACTAATTAAGAATTTATACTACGGGGTTTTAGTTATGTCCTACATTATTATGCGCCGTAGTATTTTATACTATTAATTTGAATTAATAGTTAAGAATTGTATATGCTAATATATTGTTTATAAGCAATTTATTGTTCGCAATCATCGTCATACCTTTATTCTTCATAAATGTAACACCCTAATTATTAACTCTTAATGGCATTATTAACCTCTTTTTAATTATTTATAAATCAATGAAGAGTTTATTAATTCTTTTATTTCTTTTGCTTTATTCTTATGTTGTAGCTCAAGAGATTGGTATAGAAAGGGTTGAGGTTATCGGAAAGATGAATCCAGCCAAGATTATGTATAGTGCGGCCAAGAATTTTGGCAAACAGTTTGCCAAAGAGCAGGTTACGCGGGCTTTTCAGTGGCGGTTGATAGAGCAAAATGGTAAGATTCAGCAATTTTCTTCTGCTGAGGTATTGCTTGCACAACTTGATTTTAATCAAAAAAGTAATGTTATTCATTTCGAAAATTCGGCAAACTTCCTTTACAGTGCCCCGTTATCTACTTTCAGAAGCTATGCTTTTGATAATGGGAGACGTATAAATTTCATTGATAGCAACACGAAACCTCTCTATGGTTTGACCGCTCCCACAAATTGTTTTGCTTTTATTCGAAAAAGAGCTATCGAAACCCACTCGCCACTCAATGCCGCTATGGTTAAGCATTACAATGTAAAAGTGGAAAGAGTTTTTAGGGATAAGGCTGATAGTCAGATTATTATGATGAGTTTTGCCACTCGCCCACAGTCGTTCCCCTCAAAAGTGAGACTTCTCTGTAACGGTACGGTTACATATAATGCTACCGAAAAATATGTGGTTGCTGTGGATGTGGAGCAGATGGTGGACTATTTCTCAACCAAGATTCACAGCAACAATTTCTATGGCGAGGTGGTTACAAACACTTCTCTCAAGGTGGGATATCGCAAAGTCGGAAACAGACTCTTCACCGACTATATCCGGAGCAAAACCAGTTGGAGTACGGAAGACTCAATGGGTTATCGCTCAGAACTTGAGCCACGAGCAGAGCCTGCAAAGACCAAACTTATCGACCGCGAATACATTGTGATGTCGAAAGTGAAAGAGTGCTCGAAAAACGAGGTGGAGTTAATCAAAAAAAGTCTTTTCTGCTCTATGATGGGTACAGATTTAGGGCTACTATATGCTCCTGCCGACAATGCTCTATTTCTTAAATTTGAATCTACCGAGGTTACTCGTCATAAAAT includes these proteins:
- a CDS encoding tRNA(Ile)-lysidine synthetase → MSAEKTLLAVSGGVDSMVMLDMYIKQGMAIGVAHCNFRLRGAESDAEQALVERVATKNNIPIYIRRFDTSCEAALAGESIQMAARRLRYAFFEEICTEQGYDKIAIAHHSDDSTETFFINLLRGTGLRGLTGISAVNGRVIRPLLGMSREQILEYAAENEVKYLLDSSNGSLKYLRNRLRHDIIPRLADSVPDFRRTMAQNLMRLEQAQNFIDNQIAEIRDEVISENIIDLGLIKSQGNYTFVIFELLRPYGFSPEVIEDLCRSTDSTGKQFYAAHWVATIDRGRVIMTERTRQLIEDELICETDERIEQVDVSRLMSLRTPANEALLCVDAAHFPLRVRRWQQGDWFVPLGLRGQKKVSDFLIDAKVSMPDKERQLVLMTGETIMWLIGRRIDDRFKVDEKSRRVIKIRL
- a CDS encoding Quinolinate phosphoribosyltransferase [decarboxylating], which gives rise to MKQEYIPFVEELIALAIAEDIGDGDHSSLSSIPADERGRMKLLVKQDGILAGIEVAKMVFQRLDPTVKVDVVLEDGASIKVGDVAFYVEGKLITLLQSERIILNIMQRMSGIATQTNVYARELSGLKTKVLDTRKTTPGMRVLDKMAVKIGGGENHRIGLFDMIILKDNHIDFAGGITKALQGAKKYLAERGKDIKIEVEVRSLADIEEVFAAGGADRIMLDNFSVELTRQAIGLIAGRCETESSGGITLANLREYGECGVDFISVGALTHQIKSLDLSLKAV
- a CDS encoding Cell division protein FtsX, coding for MNRGGFFASGVCLTLLFLLLGVASYFVLGAQRVAKDLSGGLSVSVFLASDITAQQRQAIEDAMKADKEVASFEYIDSQRATIEFENATGIKVREVLDENPIPSSYEIKPLSAESAATIESRVGEWEGVISTLYPKDVSGELTGRIRVINGVILGVAALVLIVALSLIYFTLKLSVLASADTIRTMQLVGARRSFIKRPYVRRAAVQGLVSSLLAAGLLVAMSRVLGDIVEVDWEQLGVIAAAMVAVGVLLNLLFTVVVLRMVVK
- a CDS encoding Undecaprenyl-diphosphatase, with the protein product MELLEAIILGLVQGLTEFLPVSSSGHLVIAKEILGVDINEEAMLTFGVVVHSATVLATITVFGKTIGDLLKGLFKFKYNEQTKYLFMIAVSMIPVMVVGLFFKSQVEAFFGEGLMLVGAMLLITSALLTLSYFLTPKNPKPLTYSKAFGIGIAQAVAVLPGISRSGATISTGLLLGIDKKKIAAFSFLMVLVPILGEAFLELLDGKFSPDASGISTMALIGGFLTAYASGLFACKVMINIVAKGKLYWFAIYCALLGAVTLIYA
- a CDS encoding tRNA pseudouridine synthase B, with product MNFVEGVVFNIDKPYGWSSTDVVRKLKNELRRAGYPKIKIGHAGTLDPLATGVLLVCVGKATKRVDELQAQKKEYIATIELGATTPSFDLEHDVDERYEFEHINGELIESILPLFRGEIEQVPPLYSAKRIDGKRAYEYARAGKDVELRTARIIIYDMEVLSYEKPFLKVRVECSKGTYIRSLARDIGVELGSGGHLTELVRSRSGEFLVADSQKVEQVMELISQHNETISV
- a CDS encoding S-adenosylmethionine:tRNA ribosyltransferase-isomerase — encoded protein: MKLSQYRYEFTPDMVAPYPMDNRDESRLMVIDRRTGKIDHKTFKDVLNYFKEGDVMILNNTRVFPARLYGNKEKTGAEIEVFLLRELNEELRLWDVLVDPARKIRIGNKLYFGDDDLVVAEVIDNTTSRGRTLRFLFDGTHEEFRKALYGLGETPLPRWVREKVEPLDEERYQTIFATEEGAVAAPTAGLHFSKHLLKRMEIKGINTAFITLHAGLGGFRTVDVEDLSKHKTDSEQVIITENAANVVNKARCAGRRVCAVGTTVQRAIESSVTTQGMLTPFDGWTNKFIFPPYEFNVANSMITNLHLPESIHLMLVSAFLGYDLTMRAYEIARQEKYRIGTYGDAMLIL
- a CDS encoding Ribosome-binding factor A, translating into MQSTFITNIWASIFKKMEQQSTRQQKVASLIQKDFSALLTKEAAGLVHGSLVTVSAVTMSPDLSLARVYLSIFPFANAQATLKKLRTNVPFLRLELGKKVKNQLRIVPEIALFLDDSLERLEHLEKLMEN
- a CDS encoding Putative collagenase; translation: MVELLSPAANLKSGLAAVEAGADALYVGAEVFGARQKAGNSLEDIGQLCRRAHLFGVRVYLTVNTVLYDRELCRAEELIWQAWQSGVDALIVQDMGLLEMSLPPVELHASTQTFNLTPDKVRWLEDVGFQRVVLERSLSVKEIRKIREATNVELEAFVHGAICVGYSGQCYLSEALCHRSGNRGACAQPCRSRWNLYRSGRLIEQNKALLSVSDMNLSERLAELVDAGVTSLKIEGRLKDENYVVNNTAYYSNKINELGFERVSKGTSTALFTPDPAKSFSRRFSTFLFDKRKPTTSLLNGTSGEFIGKIVAIGRDYIELDRNFSINNGDGLSFAASGTNVNASEGRRIFPNAMNDIELGVEVYRNFDNSFEPSAVRKIDVDIEFLDGIIVAKDSTELTAHIEYQYDELANNSERAAENIRVAMGKGGDTIFNIVEVEIKKTPFLPISKLNDLRRNLLGELTQKRFDQYQRPIRKTTIAHPELPVAKIDYRYNVTNRLSRQFYEKCGAIQVEQGYELEAARGAELMRTRHCIRRELGLCGDQESLYIENNGRRFILEFDCRECEMMIINYGRNSKNSF